A genome region from Geminicoccus roseus DSM 18922 includes the following:
- a CDS encoding thiamine pyrophosphate-dependent dehydrogenase E1 component subunit alpha, with translation MVMIREFEEAVHEEFSAGGIPGFVHLYAGEEASGVGICMHLNDDDYIASTHRGHGHCLAKDCDEHAMMLEIFGKKDGLCGGKGGSMHIADLSKGMMGANGIVGGGPPLICGAALTAKTLKTGGVAVAFVGDGASNQGTVFESYNLAKVLNLPAIFVVEDNGYAEATSSKYSVAGSQVNRGKGFDIPSVEVDGSDFFAVWEAAREAVERARAGGGPSLIHSRVLRYYGHFEGDAMTYRPGDEVSKYRAEKDPLMLFRRRVTEAGLLESGDLDEIERKTKDRIAQCVVEAKAAPQPTEADLLTDVYISY, from the coding sequence ATGGTGATGATCCGCGAGTTCGAAGAAGCCGTGCACGAGGAGTTCTCGGCCGGCGGCATCCCGGGCTTCGTTCATCTCTATGCCGGCGAGGAAGCCTCGGGCGTCGGCATCTGCATGCATCTGAACGACGACGACTACATCGCGTCGACGCATCGCGGCCACGGCCACTGCCTGGCCAAGGACTGCGACGAGCACGCCATGATGCTGGAGATCTTCGGCAAGAAGGACGGCCTTTGCGGCGGCAAGGGCGGCTCGATGCACATCGCCGACCTGTCCAAGGGCATGATGGGCGCCAACGGCATCGTCGGCGGCGGCCCGCCCCTGATCTGCGGCGCGGCGCTCACCGCCAAGACCCTCAAGACCGGCGGCGTGGCGGTGGCCTTCGTCGGCGACGGCGCGTCCAACCAGGGCACCGTGTTCGAGAGCTACAACCTGGCCAAGGTCCTGAACCTGCCCGCGATCTTCGTGGTCGAGGACAACGGCTACGCCGAGGCGACCTCGTCCAAGTACTCGGTCGCCGGCAGCCAGGTGAACCGCGGCAAGGGCTTCGACATCCCCTCGGTCGAGGTCGACGGCAGCGACTTCTTCGCGGTCTGGGAGGCTGCCCGCGAGGCGGTCGAGCGCGCCCGCGCCGGTGGCGGCCCCTCGCTGATCCACAGCCGGGTGCTGCGCTACTACGGCCATTTCGAGGGCGACGCGATGACCTATCGCCCGGGCGACGAGGTCTCCAAGTACCGCGCCGAGAAGGACCCGCTGATGCTGTTTCGCCGCCGGGTCACCGAGGCGGGCCTGCTGGAGAGCGGCGACCTGGACGAGATCGAGCGCAAGACCAAGGACCGCATCGCCCAGTGCGTGGTCGAGGCGAAGGCGGCGCCGCAGCCGACCGAGGCCGACCTGCTCACCGACGTCTACATCTCCTACTGA
- a CDS encoding alpha-ketoacid dehydrogenase subunit beta, translating to MAKKSYRQAISEALRQEMERDHRVIVMGEDVAGGAGAAGEQDAWGGPLGVTKGLLPQFGRERVIDTPITESGFIGAAVGAAATGLRPVADLMFVDFMGVCFDQIFNQAAKFKYMFGGKATTPVVIRTMYGAGFRAASQHSQCLYNIFTHIPGLKVALPSNPYEAKGLMIQAIRDDDPVIFFEHKAMYDMEGEVPDEAYAIPFGQANVTREGDDATIIAFGRMVNFANDVADKLSKEGISCTVVDPRTTSPLDTETILETAAETGRVVVVDEAHPRCNMATDVSALICQEAFDKLKAPIKMVTAPHAPVPFSAALEDLYIPSMDKIEAAVRAVTGKSH from the coding sequence ATGGCCAAGAAGAGCTATCGGCAGGCGATCAGCGAGGCGCTCCGTCAGGAGATGGAGCGCGACCACCGGGTGATCGTGATGGGCGAGGACGTCGCCGGCGGTGCGGGCGCCGCCGGCGAGCAGGACGCCTGGGGCGGCCCGCTCGGCGTGACCAAGGGCCTGCTTCCGCAGTTCGGCCGCGAGCGGGTGATCGACACGCCGATCACCGAGAGCGGCTTCATCGGCGCCGCGGTGGGTGCTGCCGCGACCGGCCTGCGTCCGGTCGCCGATTTGATGTTCGTCGACTTCATGGGGGTCTGTTTCGACCAGATCTTCAACCAGGCGGCGAAGTTCAAGTACATGTTCGGCGGCAAGGCCACCACGCCGGTGGTGATCCGCACCATGTACGGCGCCGGCTTCCGCGCCGCCTCGCAGCACAGCCAGTGCCTCTACAACATCTTCACCCACATCCCCGGGCTGAAGGTGGCGCTCCCCTCCAACCCCTATGAAGCCAAGGGGCTGATGATCCAGGCGATCCGCGACGACGACCCGGTCATCTTCTTCGAGCACAAGGCGATGTACGACATGGAAGGCGAGGTGCCCGACGAGGCCTACGCCATCCCGTTCGGCCAGGCCAACGTCACCCGCGAGGGCGACGACGCCACCATCATCGCGTTCGGCCGGATGGTGAACTTCGCCAACGACGTGGCCGACAAGCTGAGCAAGGAGGGGATCTCCTGCACGGTGGTCGACCCGCGCACCACCTCGCCGCTCGACACCGAGACGATCCTGGAGACCGCCGCCGAGACCGGCCGGGTGGTCGTGGTCGACGAGGCGCATCCGCGCTGCAACATGGCCACCGACGTCTCCGCGCTGATCTGCCAGGAGGCGTTCGACAAGCTGAAGGCGCCGATCAAGATGGTCACCGCGCCGCACGCGCCGGTGCCGTTCTCGGCAGCACTCGAGGACCTCTACATTCCGAGCATGGACAAGATCGAAGCCGCCGTGCGCGCGGTGACGGGGAAGTCGCACTGA
- a CDS encoding acetoin dehydrogenase dihydrolipoyllysine-residue acetyltransferase subunit — MAEIQTIVMPKWGLAMQEGMLAAWHVEEGAEIKKGQEIADIETSKIANAFESPIGGKLRKILVTGGETVPVGALLGVVADASVSDDEIATFVDDFQTKFAEQLAAAVTETGPEPETVEVGGQRIRFLAMGEGAGAPVVMIHGYGGDLNNFLFNQPPLAEKHTTYAIDLPGHGGSTKEVGEADIASMAKTVLGFLDAKSATKAHLVGHSMGGAVSLYLALNHPDRVASATLLAPAGLGSDISMEYINGFIEMSRRKKLEPILQMLVAKPEMVTGDMVEDVLKFKRLDGVDAALKKIRDTIFAGGSQQLQMRDQLGDAKVPVQVIWGNQDQIVPAKHADGLPGSVKVTRFDEAGHLIHMEKAPEVNEAILAFTAAD; from the coding sequence ATGGCAGAAATCCAGACGATCGTGATGCCCAAATGGGGCCTCGCGATGCAGGAAGGAATGCTGGCCGCCTGGCACGTGGAAGAGGGTGCCGAGATCAAGAAGGGCCAGGAGATCGCCGACATCGAGACGTCGAAGATCGCCAACGCCTTCGAGAGCCCGATCGGCGGCAAGCTGCGCAAGATCCTGGTGACCGGCGGCGAGACCGTGCCGGTGGGCGCGCTTTTGGGCGTGGTCGCGGACGCCTCGGTGAGCGACGACGAGATCGCCACCTTCGTCGACGACTTCCAGACCAAGTTCGCCGAGCAGCTGGCCGCGGCGGTGACCGAGACCGGCCCGGAGCCGGAGACGGTCGAGGTCGGCGGCCAGCGCATCCGCTTCCTCGCCATGGGCGAGGGAGCAGGCGCGCCGGTGGTGATGATCCACGGCTATGGTGGTGACCTGAACAACTTCCTGTTCAACCAGCCGCCGCTGGCCGAGAAGCACACCACCTACGCCATCGACCTGCCGGGCCATGGCGGCTCGACCAAGGAGGTGGGCGAGGCCGATATCGCCTCGATGGCCAAGACCGTGCTGGGCTTCCTGGACGCCAAGAGCGCCACCAAGGCCCATCTGGTCGGCCATTCCATGGGCGGCGCCGTCAGCCTCTACCTGGCGCTGAACCATCCCGACCGGGTGGCCTCGGCGACCCTGCTGGCCCCGGCCGGCCTGGGTTCCGACATCTCCATGGAGTACATCAACGGCTTCATCGAGATGTCGCGCCGCAAGAAGCTGGAGCCGATCCTGCAGATGCTGGTCGCCAAGCCCGAGATGGTGACCGGCGACATGGTCGAGGACGTCCTGAAGTTCAAGCGCCTGGACGGGGTCGACGCGGCGCTGAAGAAGATCCGCGACACGATCTTTGCCGGCGGCAGCCAGCAGCTGCAGATGCGCGACCAGCTGGGCGACGCCAAGGTCCCGGTGCAGGTGATCTGGGGCAACCAGGATCAGATCGTCCCGGCCAAGCATGCCGACGGCCTGCCGGGCTCGGTCAAGGTCACCCGCTTCGACGAGGCCGGCCACCTGATCCACATGGAGAAGGCGCCCGAGGTCAACGAGGCGATCCTGGCGTTCACCGCGGCCGACTGA
- a CDS encoding exonuclease SbcCD subunit D C-terminal domain-containing protein — protein MRLIHTSDWHLGHEILGFDRGLEHDAFLDWLLDQVEVLGADVLLVTGDIYDSVNPSTAAQRRFYRFVARVLDKVPGLQLLLTGGNHDSPSRLELPADLLDAQRVAIMGSVPRTGGRPDPARLAVPLRDRGGAIRAVCAAIPYLRPGDLPDDVGGDGPVAELHRQAVAAADAMRGDLPLVVTGHLHVSGGEVSDLSERRVLIGGAEVVPASVYPAHAAYVALGHLHRPQQIKGPTAIRYAGSPFPLSVTERDYRHGIVVVDLDGGGEARIETVQAPRTVPFLRVPRTGAVPLDQVEAALRELSLEDPGPERRAFLEVAVRLDGPEPDLRRRIEQALDGKPVRLVRVAREVAAAAPGGGQVVPAELAELAEIEVFQRMHAQEHGGHPPAEDLLQAFRQLLSDVRDAEGREAAP, from the coding sequence ATGCGCCTGATCCACACTTCCGACTGGCATCTCGGCCACGAGATCCTGGGCTTCGACCGGGGGCTGGAGCACGACGCCTTCCTCGACTGGCTGCTGGACCAGGTCGAAGTGCTGGGCGCCGATGTCCTGCTGGTGACCGGCGACATCTATGATTCGGTGAATCCCTCCACCGCGGCGCAGCGGCGCTTCTACCGGTTCGTGGCGCGTGTCCTCGACAAGGTGCCGGGGCTGCAGCTGCTCCTGACCGGCGGCAACCACGATTCGCCCAGCCGGCTGGAACTGCCGGCGGATCTCCTGGACGCGCAGCGGGTGGCGATCATGGGCTCGGTGCCGCGCACCGGCGGCCGGCCGGACCCGGCGCGGCTGGCCGTGCCGCTGCGCGACCGGGGTGGTGCGATCCGGGCGGTGTGCGCGGCGATCCCCTACCTGCGGCCAGGCGACCTGCCCGATGACGTCGGCGGCGACGGGCCGGTGGCGGAACTGCACCGCCAGGCGGTGGCGGCGGCCGACGCGATGCGCGGCGACCTGCCGCTGGTGGTGACCGGGCATCTGCATGTGTCCGGCGGCGAGGTCTCCGACCTGAGCGAGCGGCGGGTGCTGATCGGCGGGGCGGAGGTGGTGCCGGCTTCGGTGTATCCGGCCCATGCCGCCTATGTGGCGCTGGGCCATCTGCACCGGCCGCAGCAGATCAAGGGGCCGACCGCGATCCGCTATGCCGGCTCGCCCTTTCCCCTTTCGGTGACCGAGCGGGACTATCGCCACGGGATTGTGGTGGTCGACCTGGACGGCGGAGGGGAGGCGCGGATCGAGACGGTGCAGGCGCCGCGCACCGTGCCGTTCCTGCGGGTGCCGCGGACCGGTGCGGTGCCGCTGGACCAGGTGGAGGCGGCGCTGCGGGAACTTTCGCTGGAGGATCCGGGGCCGGAGCGCCGGGCGTTCCTGGAGGTCGCGGTAAGGCTGGACGGGCCGGAGCCGGATCTGCGCCGCCGGATCGAGCAGGCGCTGGACGGCAAGCCGGTGCGCCTGGTGCGGGTGGCGCGCGAGGTCGCGGCGGCAGCGCCGGGCGGCGGGCAGGTCGTTCCGGCGGAACTGGCCGAGCTGGCCGAAATCGAGGTGTTCCAGCGGATGCATGCCCAGGAGCATGGCGGCCACCCGCCGGCCGAGGACCTGTTGCAGGCGTTCCGCCAGCTTTTGAGCGACGTGCGCGATGCCGAAGGCCGGGAGGCGGCGCCATGA